The Campylobacter sp. RM16189 DNA segment CTGCGTTTGTCTTTGAGAGCGCAGGACTCGTCTTTAAGATATCGTTTCCATTTCCCATTCCGCCTATAATGATTATAAAATCAGGATTTGAAGATAGTATAAACTCAGGCGAAACCACAGGTGTTGCGCCCTCTAATCCGTCAGCTATATTTACTAATCCTAGTTTTTTTAGCATATCTCCTGGTAGGGTCGATGAGCTAAAAGTGGTAATAGGGGTTGAAGAGAAAAATGATACGACTTTTTTGCCTTTTAATCTTGGATCTTCAAAGCTTTTAAATTTAGCTTTTATATTGTTTATTACCTCTTTCGCTTTTTCCTCTTTGCCGGTTATTTTGCCTATCTCTTCAATATTACTATAGATTCCATCGACGCTATCGGCTTTTAGAGTAAGCGTAGGAAGATTAAATTTTTTAAGACTATCTTGCACATCTACCGAGTGAAAGCTAACTATTACAAGATCAGGTTTTAGTTCGACTATCTTTTCTAAATTTGGCTTTGTGTACGTGCCTACGCTTTTTAGCTTTGAAGTCTTTTCTTCAGGCCAAATTTTTGACATAGAAAGAGTTGAAATAGCCGCTATTTGATCTTCTGCCTCAAGCATATATATGATCTCAACTACTGCAGGGTCAAGAACGACCAACTTTTTGGCATTTAAAAAACTTGCCAATATCGCTAAAATTAAAAACAGTTTTTTCATATTAATCCTTTAATGCAATCACAAACGGATTGTCCTTATATTCGATAACATCGCAGTTTAGTCCATAAATTTCTTTTAAAATTTCCTTTGTATAAAGCTCTTTTGGACTACCTTTATATTTCACTTTACCATCTTTTAGCATCAAAACTTCGTTACAAAACAAAGATGCCAAATTTAGATCGTGTAAAACCATTATAGATAGTAAATTTAGCTCCTTAGTAAGCTTGGTGCAGATTTTCATAATTTCTATGGCGTAGTTTAGATCAAGCGCAGATGTAGGCTCATCTAAAAGCAAAATTTTTGGTTCGCTTACAAGTGCACGTGCAAGTAAAACACGCTGAAATTCTCCTCCACTAAGAGAGTGTGCGATACGCTTTGCAAAATGAGATATGTCAAGCAACTCCATAATCTGATTGACCTTTTGTCTATCTTCCTTGCTGTATCCTGAAAATTGGCTTTTAAGGTGAGAAAATCTTCCCATAAGTAAGATGTCTTCAACCAAAAGAGGCATAGACAGAACCGATTTTTGAGGCACAAAGCCAAGTGTTTTAGCAAGCTCTTTTAAAGAGTAGTCTTTAAGCGGTTTGTCGATTATTTTTACTATTCCGCTTTTTGGAGCAAGCACTCTTAGGATGTTTTTTAAAAGAGTTGATTTACCACATCCGTTTGGCCCTAAAATGCCTATAAATTCGCCATTTTTTGCATTTAGGCTTATGTCTTTTAATATCTCTTTGGCTCCGTAAGTAAAATTTAGATTTTCAACAATTACGCTCATCAGACTATGCCCTGCCTTGATTTAATAGCTAAAAACAGAAAGAAAGGCGCTCCAAAAAACGCAGTTACAACTCCGATCGGAATTTCAACCGGATTTAGCACGCTTTTACCTATAGTATCGCAGGCTAGCAGGAAAAATCCGCCTGCAAATGCTGAAACAGGGATTAATACTACGTTGCTTGAAGTTCTTAATATCATCCTTAGAGTGTGCGGTATGATTAGCCCCACAAAACCTATCATCCCTGTAAATGCGACTGAAAAACCAACGGCTAAGGATGAGACGATAAGCAAGTATTTTTTAGTTTTTTCTACGTCCACGCCAAGGCTTTGAGCCTCTTCATCTCCACTTAAAATGACATTTAGCTCAAATCTTTTCATGTAAAAATATGTCATTGAAAGAGCAAGAGGAGCTACTATATATGCAATTCTTTCCCATGTCGCTCCGCTAAGATGCCCCATCATCCAAGCTACGATTCTAAAGCTATCTTCGCCTATTAAATATGTAGCAAATGATGTAAAAGCGCCTAAAAATGATGAAAAGGCAATACCTATTATAAGAAGGGTTGCTATTGATTTACCTCTTTTTGAGAGCTTAAATATTACCAAAGATAGCACAGCTGAGCTAAAAAATGCAAATACTCCATAGTATATGTCTGGTAGTTTTAAAAGATATGCTATAACAGCTCCAAATGTCGCACTTGCGGCTATTCCTATGATATACGGATCTGCAAGCGGGTTTAAAAACACGCTTTGAACCACGACACCCGAGCTTGCTAGTAACATACCTATTAAAATCGCCATAACAAGTCGAGGAAGCCTAAGCTCTAACAAGATAGCTTGCTTGATTTCATCTATCTCTTTACCAAGGATTAAATTTGTAATATCATTGTAGCTTATATCAGCTCCGCCTATGCTTAGCGATATGATGCAAAGAATAATAGTGAGTATCCCAAAAAGGATACTCATCTTGTTTTTAGTAAGCATACTTAAACTCTACGTAGTAGTTTCTTTCTGCTGCTGGAACGTATGCGTTGGCCGCTTCGCTTTGGAAGTCATTGTATTTTTCATTAAATAGATTTTTGACTCCGCCTGCAACCGAAAAGCCGTTTTTGAATTTATATTTTAATCCAAAATCAACTACTGTTTTAGCATCTATTGTCTCGTAAGCACTATTAAATTGGCTTGAGTAGTATTTAAGATCTGTTAAGATGTTGAAATTTTTAATTGGTTCATAGTTTATGCCAAATACAAATTTGCTTTTTGATACGTAAGGAACTCTTTTGCCGGCTTTTTTACCTTTTTTGATTTTGGCATCTATGTATGAAAATGTTTGGCTTAGCTTTAGACTGTCAAATAGATTTTGTTCTGAGTAAAGTTCAAATCCTGAGCGTCTTGTCTCATCTATATTATAAAATCTCCAAGATGTCGAGTGTCCTCCTAACATCTCGTTTACGATCTCGTCTTTTGTGGTTGTGACAAAAGCTGTGGCACTAAAGTATTGACCTAAGATAAGATCTCTTAATCCAAGCTCGTAAGTATGGAAAATTTCAGATTTTAGATCATTTAGTTTGTATTCCGGTGTTCCCCCAACACTTACTTTATCTGTTAGTTGAGTAGGCGATGGTGAGATATATCCGCGTTCAAATTTAAGGTAGACATTACCTGTATCTGAGTATTTAAAACTAGGAGTTATCTCAAATGCGTGGTTGTTCATATTTTTATCAGTATCTATACTATCAATTATTGTCATAGGCATAGGAAATCTAGGAGGCATTGCAGGCATTGTTGTTTTTGCGTATCTGTTGATATCATAGATTGCCTTTTCAAATCTATATCCGCCTGTTAGTGAAAAAGCGTCTGTAAAGTTGTGCTTTTCGAATGCATAAAGCGTATGTGTTTGCTTTTTAAGATCTACAAGAGTGTAGCTGTGTCCACCCATAAATTTTCTATCACGCTCTCTTATGCCTTTGTTTTGAAGATAGTCGTAGCCTGCTATAAATTCACCGCTTCCGTAATCATATCTACTTTTTAAATTTACTCCTGTTTTTTTATCTGTAAAATCGCTCGTAGCTCCTCGCATGCTTATCTCTTGATAGTAAGGCATTAAATTTAACTTAAATTTATCGCTAAGCGCTATGGCATACTCAGCGCTAATATCTATTTTTTTATGAGTTAATTGCTCTGCAGGTGTGCCAGCTTGTCTTCTGTTTTTTTCCAGTTTATCTTTAGTAATAGATTCTGTAGTATCTACTTTAGTTTTATAATAACTCGGATTAATCGCTAGTGTTTGATTGTCTGAAATTTGGTAATTTATACCAAGACTTG contains these protein-coding regions:
- a CDS encoding ABC transporter ATP-binding protein, whose protein sequence is MSVIVENLNFTYGAKEILKDISLNAKNGEFIGILGPNGCGKSTLLKNILRVLAPKSGIVKIIDKPLKDYSLKELAKTLGFVPQKSVLSMPLLVEDILLMGRFSHLKSQFSGYSKEDRQKVNQIMELLDISHFAKRIAHSLSGGEFQRVLLARALVSEPKILLLDEPTSALDLNYAIEIMKICTKLTKELNLLSIMVLHDLNLASLFCNEVLMLKDGKVKYKGSPKELYTKEILKEIYGLNCDVIEYKDNPFVIALKD
- a CDS encoding iron chelate uptake ABC transporter family permease subunit, producing the protein MLTKNKMSILFGILTIILCIISLSIGGADISYNDITNLILGKEIDEIKQAILLELRLPRLVMAILIGMLLASSGVVVQSVFLNPLADPYIIGIAASATFGAVIAYLLKLPDIYYGVFAFFSSAVLSLVIFKLSKRGKSIATLLIIGIAFSSFLGAFTSFATYLIGEDSFRIVAWMMGHLSGATWERIAYIVAPLALSMTYFYMKRFELNVILSGDEEAQSLGVDVEKTKKYLLIVSSLAVGFSVAFTGMIGFVGLIIPHTLRMILRTSSNVVLIPVSAFAGGFFLLACDTIGKSVLNPVEIPIGVVTAFFGAPFFLFLAIKSRQGIV
- a CDS encoding ABC transporter substrate-binding protein codes for the protein MKKLFLILAILASFLNAKKLVVLDPAVVEIIYMLEAEDQIAAISTLSMSKIWPEEKTSKLKSVGTYTKPNLEKIVELKPDLVIVSFHSVDVQDSLKKFNLPTLTLKADSVDGIYSNIEEIGKITGKEEKAKEVINNIKAKFKSFEDPRLKGKKVVSFFSSTPITTFSSSTLPGDMLKKLGLVNIADGLEGATPVVSPEFILSSNPDFIIIIGGMGNGNDILKTSPALSKTNAAKNNKIITVPSSLLLRGTPRIGDGVEHLYNLLIK
- a CDS encoding TonB-dependent receptor codes for the protein MFRKIACISIAAALGLFAAEAPTKLDKTVITATGFESPLKDEVKNVYIITSEEIESRGYKDVEEILEKAPGVNFINSGFGKTIDLRGQGNKANTSVKVLLNGMALNMLDSSHAFVPINFLAIEDIEQIEIIPGGGAVLYGNGTSGGVVNIITKQKPRDFYANVSTKLASYSYKDLNLGLGGMANENLFLKGNFKALDEKGYRDGDKQRGFYASLGINYQISDNQTLAINPSYYKTKVDTTESITKDKLEKNRRQAGTPAEQLTHKKIDISAEYAIALSDKFKLNLMPYYQEISMRGATSDFTDKKTGVNLKSRYDYGSGEFIAGYDYLQNKGIRERDRKFMGGHSYTLVDLKKQTHTLYAFEKHNFTDAFSLTGGYRFEKAIYDINRYAKTTMPAMPPRFPMPMTIIDSIDTDKNMNNHAFEITPSFKYSDTGNVYLKFERGYISPSPTQLTDKVSVGGTPEYKLNDLKSEIFHTYELGLRDLILGQYFSATAFVTTTKDEIVNEMLGGHSTSWRFYNIDETRRSGFELYSEQNLFDSLKLSQTFSYIDAKIKKGKKAGKRVPYVSKSKFVFGINYEPIKNFNILTDLKYYSSQFNSAYETIDAKTVVDFGLKYKFKNGFSVAGGVKNLFNEKYNDFQSEAANAYVPAAERNYYVEFKYAY